The Clostridia bacterium genome contains the following window.
AGCTTGATTTTTACGTATTATGTCGAAACGATTTATACCGTTTGATATAATATATAAGGTAAAGAGCATATTTATGACTTAAACGAACAGCAAGATTATAGTAAATTATATTGATAATTCCAAGATGTCAAACGACACAATGCTTTTTTAGCATATATTTATAGATAAGATAAGACCTGCTTTTAAAAAAACATCAAAAAGAATTAAAGCATTGTATATATTAATGTAAAATCATTAATTATCCTATTAAAATCCTGTTCATATCGAACGGTTTGACTTTGTTACGATATGTCTTTTCTAAATGTGTACACTCCTTATTATTTTTTTCATCTATGAATCTCCAAAACTTAAGTTCAAAATATTCTTATATGTTAGTCGGATAAATTATATATCTCAAAAAATTAGCTGTCAAACATTTACAGCGCTTTTTGTAATTTTTTTATGTTTTTTTACTATTTTTTTGCGTTTTTTAATTATAAAACGCTTATTTTTTAGTGCTTTTTAAAATATTTTTTTAAAAAATAGCTGCGACTTTTTATCGCAGCTTTTCAAAAATTATTAAATCTTTATGGATGTATTAAAATCTTTATGAATTATATAAAAATACATCTTTTATATAATGATTTTTATTAAGCTTGCAAAGATTTTTGCTCTTACCTGTTCGGGTAGACTTTAGAACATCGTCAGAACTAAATGCTGTCATATAATCATCATCATCGATTAAGATAATAGAAAGTTTATCTTTTTTGTGATTAGGCGCAGCCCATATAAGTTTATCACCGCTATCGCCTTTTAAGTCAAAGACTTTTAGCCCTTTTCTATACCTGCTCAAAAGTCCTAATTCGCTAAGCTCAATTTTCTTAGCACTGCTTTTGTCGCTGATCATTAATATGCTGTTATGATGCTCTGTTACCTGACCTGCAAATACCACGTAATCGTCTTCAGATAACAATATACCCTTAACTCCGCTTGAAATTCTGCCTTGAGTAGGTACATCGCTTGGATCAGCATTAAGTCCCATTCCAAGGGCGGTTATAAACAATATAGAAGATTTTTGGATTTCTTCTTCTATGTTGATTACTTCATCGCCTTCCTTGAGTTTCACAGCTTGGAAAGAAGATTTTACAACGCCGTATTCTGACCAATCCGATTTCTTTATCATGCCCTCGCGTGTAAAGAATAACAGCCTGTTAGTAGGCAAATTTTCTTTTATAACAAACATCTTGATGACTTTTTCATCTTTTTGAATATCAGGAATACAAGATTTTATATCGTCACCCTTGTCACGCCATTTTGCCTCTGGTATGGATAAAACATCAACTTTATAACAGTTACCTAAATTGGTAAAGCAATATACTTTGTCATAAGTTTGTGCTTCTTCCAATAACTTATGAATATCGTTTTTACTTGAACTATCAGTAAACTCTTTTACCGACATTGAATAATTTTTGATAGGAATACGTTTTAATGCTCCGTTCTCGTTATATCCTATCATAAAGTTTTCAATAGGTTTTTCATCGTCATCAGAAGGTATATAATATTCTGAAACATCGTCTAGTATAACAGTTCTTCTGGGCTCTTTGTATTGCTTTTTTATAGCGTTAAGTTCGTTTACTATAACTTCCATTTGGACTTTTTTGCTTCCCAAAATTGTCTGTAACTTTTTGATTAATTCCCTAACTTCTGCAAGCTCTTTTTCAAGCTTATGCACTTCTAGATGAGTCAATCTTGCCAATCTCAAATCCAAAATTGCTTGCGCTTGAATTTCGCTTAACAAAAACTTTTCGCACAAGTTGTTTCTGGCATCGTTTACTGACGCACTGGTCTTAATGATCTTAACAACTTCGTCAATGTTAGCTACTGCAATCATTAATCCTGTCAAAATATGCTCTCTGTTTTGCGCTTCATTGAGTTCATATTTTGTACGTTTTACAATAACTTCTCTCTGATAATTAACATAATATGCGATTATATCTAGCAAACCCATTTGTTGAGGCTTGCCGTCAGCAATAGCAACCATGTTGATTCCAAAAGATTGTGATAATTGAGTATACTTGAACAAAATATCACATATAGCACGAGGATCTGCGTCTTTTTTTACTTTTATCACAGCACGCATTCCGTTTCTGTCTGATTCATCTAAAATTTCACTTATGCCGCTTAATTGTTCTTTTTTTGATTCTCTATACTCCATTATGGATTCAAGCAATGCAGCCTTATTGACCTGATAAGGTAATTCATCAATAACTATACTCTTTTTGTCATTTTCAGAAACTTCAATATGAATCTTGGCTCTGATTGTAATTTTGCCCTTGCCTGTCTCATATGCCTTATAAAGCTCTGATCCTGCAATAATATAACCACCGGTAGGAAAATCAGGACCTTTTATGATTTTCATCATTTCTTTTAGAGTGATTTTGGGATTATGAATATAAGCAATTACTCCATCTATTACTTCACCTAAATTATGAGTAGGAATGTTTGTTGCAAGACCTACGGCTATACCTGAAGCACCATTGACCAGAAGATTGGGAAATCTTCCGGGCAGCATATCAGGTTCTTTTATTGTATCGTCAAAGTTAAGACTCCATTTTACTGTGTCTTTTTCCAGATCCCTTAAAAGTTCCATTGCAAGAGGTGCAAGTCTGGCTTCGGTATAACGCATAGCCGCCGCACTATCGCCGTCAACAGAACCATAATTGCCGTGACCGTCTATCAACATGTGACGCATATTAAAAGGCTGCGCCATTCTTACCATTGCGTCATAAACTGATCTATCACCGTGAGGATGATATTTTCCTAGACAATCACCCACGATACGAGCAGATTTTCTGTAAGGCTTATCTGGAGTAACTCCTAATTCGTATAATGAGTACAAAATTCTACGCTGTACCGGTTTTAAGCCGTCTTCTACGCGGGGCAAAGCTCTTTCCATGATTACATGTTCCGAATAAGGAATCATGGAATTATGCATTACCTCTTCCATAGTTTTTTGTATTATATTTTGCTCTTGCACATTATTCTCGCTCATTAATTAATCTCTCCCAAAAATTTGTCAACTTTATTAAAGTTAGCGTGCTCAATAATATAGTTCCTTCTCAATTCAACAGCATCACCCATAAGAATTGTTACAAGTTTTTCGGCTTCCGCTGCATCATCAATGGTAACCTGAACCAGTTTTCGTGTTTTAGGATTCATGGTAGTTTCCCATAATTGATCAGCGTTCATTTCACCTAAGCCTTTATACCGCTGAATTTGATAGCCTCTGCCTACCTTTGCCTTGGCCTCTTCAAGTTCTTCATCTGAATATGCGTACACTACCGTATCTTTTTTATAAACCTTATATAAAGGCGGAACGCCCATATATACATATCCTTCATTAATCAGATCCTTCATATATCTGAAGAAAAATGTCAATAAAATCGCTTTTATGTGAGCACCGTCTTGGTCAGCATCTGATAAAATAACTACTTTATGATAATTAAGGTTGTCCACACTAAAATCTTCGCCTATACCAGCACCCAAAGCGCTTATAAGCGTTCTTATTTCATCATTTTGCAAAACCTGATCTAGTCTTTTCTTTTCGGCGTTTAGAGGCTTTCCTCTAAGAGGCAAAATCGCTTGAAATGACCTAACTCTTGCTTGTTTTGCTGTACCGCCTGCCGAATCTCCTTCTACTATGAATAGCTCATTAAGCTCAGGTTTTTTTGAAGTACAGCTTGCCAGCTTTCCGACTAAAGTAGCATTTTCCAAACTGTTTTTTTGTCGTGTAATTTCTTTTGCCTTTCTGGACGCTTCTCTAACTCTTGCTGCGCCTATTGCTTTTTGAATAATTGTTTCTGCTATGCTTTTACGTGAATTAGTTTCAAAAAATTTATATAACTCTTGTGTGGTAATATACTCGCAAGCAAGTCTTGCTTCAGAATTGCCTAATTTGGTTTTGGTTTGTCCTTCAAACTGCACGTTAGCCATTTTTACAGAAATGACTGCAGTAAGTCCTTCTCTAAAATCATCGCCCAAAAGATTAGGTTCTTTTTCCTTTAACATTCCATATTTTCTGGCAAGATCATTAAAGACCTTTGTGATTGCGGTTTTTATGCCTGTTTCATGAGTGCCGCCTTCTGTGGTAGGAATGTTGTTAACATAAGAAATTATGGTATCAGTATAAGAATCGTTATACTGCATAGCCATACTAAGGAAAACATTATCCTTGGTATTTTCAAAATATATAGGCTCATGAAGCGGATTCTTGGCCTCATTTACATATCTTACAAAGTCGCACAATCCGCCTTCATAATAAAACTCTTTTTTTATAGGATTGGATTCATCTCTTGTATCCTGAAAAATTATAAAAGCACCTTTATTTAAAAATGCAAGTTCTTTTAATCTTTTTATAATAACATCGCTATTAAAAATTATAGAATCAAAAACTCTTTTATCTGGATAAAATCTAACAAGCGTTCCAGTCTTATTAGTCGGTGCTACTTTTATCAATCCGCTTTGAGGAATACCACTCTTGATTTTGCCGTCTTCTGTTTCATAGGAGGCAAATTCCATATGATATTCCCATCCGTCTTTAAAAACATTAACCTTTAGCCATTCGCTTAGCGCATTGGTTACGCTCGCACCTACTCCATGCAAGCCGCCTGAAAACGAATAATTGTGATTATCAAATTTGCCGCCAGCATGAAGCTGAGTAAATACTACTTCTACGCCACTTACACCCAATTGAGGATGAATATCGACAGGAATACCGCGACCATTGTCTTCAACAGATGCGCTGCCATCAGGATGCAAGGTTACAATAATTTTACTTCCATAACCATTGCTTATTTCATCTATTGCGTTATCAACAATTTCCCACAATATATGATGCAAACCCTTTAGCCCAGTAGTACCGATATACATACCTGGTCTTCGTCTGACAGCATCAAGCCCTTCAAGTATTTGTATATCTTTAGCATTATAACTGTTTTGCATAATCTACCCTCAATTAATATAGTAAGTTTAACTCTTGCTTAGTATAACAGATTTGGTCCAATAATTCAATAGATTATTTTATAAGATATGCATAAAAAACATACTTAAAGGGCTTATTTTATTTCAATATATGAATATTTATTCTTAATATGAATAAATATAAAATATAAATGAATAATTATTCTTTGATCACTCTATTGATATAGGCAAGAATATCTTTATATACGTCCATTTTTCCTATTTCATTCAAGATTTCATGGCGCATATCTTCATACATCTTTAGTTCAACATTATTCAAACCTATTTTTTTATAAGCTTCAAACAATGCTTTTGGATATTTACCCCATGCGCCCACTCCGTCTTTTGTTCCGCACATGATGCAGATGTTAGTGTCTTTATCGATGTTGTTAAAATCTTTTGAATACAGATTCATGAGCCCTTTAAAAAACGAACGATAAAAACCATAGGAAAAAACTGGTACTATGAACTTATCTTCATTATATTTTTGAACAATATTAGAATCACGAGTCAACCAATCGTTAAGATTGCCTTTGAGCTTCTTGTCATAAGCTCTAAATGTAAGGTTTGCTATAAAATATGCGTCTTTTTCTACGTTATTTAGATTGGAAACAATCCTGCCAAACAATACACTCAAAAAATCCAGCTTGCCTGTTCCTGTCAAGATAAACCCTGCGACATCTTGAGCGCTAGGGGTTTGAATATACTTTTGGACCAAAAACGAACCGTAACTATGACCTAAAACAACAATCGGAAGTTTGTATTTTTGTTTTAGATATGCTGTGATTTCACGCTCATCACTTAGCGTCTTTTCAAAAATGTCATAGTCTGCTTTGCCTACTTTATCTCTTACTCCCGCTGTCAAGCCGTGCGCCCTATGGTCATCACCTACGACTATAACCCCTTTTGAGTTGAGAAATTCGGCAAAATCTTGATACCTGCCCATATGCTCATTCATACCATGAACAATTTGGACAACGCAACGCGGAATATTGGTTTCAAAAACAGCTAAATTAAGGCGAGTACCATCATTTGCAACAAACCATTCTCTTTGCATAAAATATTCCCCCCATGTTTTTTATTTTATATCAAAGTTTTGTCTTAAGTTTTTTACAAATTATTTAACTGATTTTAAAAGTCTC
Protein-coding sequences here:
- a CDS encoding DNA topoisomerase subunit B; this translates as MQNSYNAKDIQILEGLDAVRRRPGMYIGTTGLKGLHHILWEIVDNAIDEISNGYGSKIIVTLHPDGSASVEDNGRGIPVDIHPQLGVSGVEVVFTQLHAGGKFDNHNYSFSGGLHGVGASVTNALSEWLKVNVFKDGWEYHMEFASYETEDGKIKSGIPQSGLIKVAPTNKTGTLVRFYPDKRVFDSIIFNSDVIIKRLKELAFLNKGAFIIFQDTRDESNPIKKEFYYEGGLCDFVRYVNEAKNPLHEPIYFENTKDNVFLSMAMQYNDSYTDTIISYVNNIPTTEGGTHETGIKTAITKVFNDLARKYGMLKEKEPNLLGDDFREGLTAVISVKMANVQFEGQTKTKLGNSEARLACEYITTQELYKFFETNSRKSIAETIIQKAIGAARVREASRKAKEITRQKNSLENATLVGKLASCTSKKPELNELFIVEGDSAGGTAKQARVRSFQAILPLRGKPLNAEKKRLDQVLQNDEIRTLISALGAGIGEDFSVDNLNYHKVVILSDADQDGAHIKAILLTFFFRYMKDLINEGYVYMGVPPLYKVYKKDTVVYAYSDEELEEAKAKVGRGYQIQRYKGLGEMNADQLWETTMNPKTRKLVQVTIDDAAEAEKLVTILMGDAVELRRNYIIEHANFNKVDKFLGEIN
- a CDS encoding alpha/beta hydrolase; this translates as MQREWFVANDGTRLNLAVFETNIPRCVVQIVHGMNEHMGRYQDFAEFLNSKGVIVVGDDHRAHGLTAGVRDKVGKADYDIFEKTLSDEREITAYLKQKYKLPIVVLGHSYGSFLVQKYIQTPSAQDVAGFILTGTGKLDFLSVLFGRIVSNLNNVEKDAYFIANLTFRAYDKKLKGNLNDWLTRDSNIVQKYNEDKFIVPVFSYGFYRSFFKGLMNLYSKDFNNIDKDTNICIMCGTKDGVGAWGKYPKALFEAYKKIGLNNVELKMYEDMRHEILNEIGKMDVYKDILAYINRVIKE
- a CDS encoding DNA topoisomerase (ATP-hydrolyzing), whose amino-acid sequence is MSENNVQEQNIIQKTMEEVMHNSMIPYSEHVIMERALPRVEDGLKPVQRRILYSLYELGVTPDKPYRKSARIVGDCLGKYHPHGDRSVYDAMVRMAQPFNMRHMLIDGHGNYGSVDGDSAAAMRYTEARLAPLAMELLRDLEKDTVKWSLNFDDTIKEPDMLPGRFPNLLVNGASGIAVGLATNIPTHNLGEVIDGVIAYIHNPKITLKEMMKIIKGPDFPTGGYIIAGSELYKAYETGKGKITIRAKIHIEVSENDKKSIVIDELPYQVNKAALLESIMEYRESKKEQLSGISEILDESDRNGMRAVIKVKKDADPRAICDILFKYTQLSQSFGINMVAIADGKPQQMGLLDIIAYYVNYQREVIVKRTKYELNEAQNREHILTGLMIAVANIDEVVKIIKTSASVNDARNNLCEKFLLSEIQAQAILDLRLARLTHLEVHKLEKELAEVRELIKKLQTILGSKKVQMEVIVNELNAIKKQYKEPRRTVILDDVSEYYIPSDDDEKPIENFMIGYNENGALKRIPIKNYSMSVKEFTDSSSKNDIHKLLEEAQTYDKVYCFTNLGNCYKVDVLSIPEAKWRDKGDDIKSCIPDIQKDEKVIKMFVIKENLPTNRLLFFTREGMIKKSDWSEYGVVKSSFQAVKLKEGDEVINIEEEIQKSSILFITALGMGLNADPSDVPTQGRISSGVKGILLSEDDYVVFAGQVTEHHNSILMISDKSSAKKIELSELGLLSRYRKGLKVFDLKGDSGDKLIWAAPNHKKDKLSIILIDDDDYMTAFSSDDVLKSTRTGKSKNLCKLNKNHYIKDVFLYNS